In Streptomyces hawaiiensis, one genomic interval encodes:
- the mraY gene encoding phospho-N-acetylmuramoyl-pentapeptide-transferase: MKQILFAGVIGLFLTMVGTPLLIKLLARKGYGQYIRDDGPREHASKRGTPTMGGIAFIFATVAAYFLAKVITGYLDPDVDAAPTFSGLLVLGLMVGMGLVGFLDDYIKIVKRRSLGLRAKAKMAGQLIVGIGFAVLSLQFADAQGQTPASTKLSFVHDFGWSIGPVLFVVWALFMILAMSNGVNLTDGLDGLATGASVLVFSAYTFIGVWQFQESCVNAETLTNPTACYEVRDPLDLAVVSSALMGACLGFLWWNTSPAKIFMGDTGSLALGGVLAGLAICSRTELLLAILGGLFVLITMSVVIQVGSFRLTGKRVFRMAPLQHHFELKGWSEVLVVVRFWIIQGICVVVGLGLFYAGWVADK; the protein is encoded by the coding sequence ATGAAGCAGATCCTGTTCGCAGGAGTCATTGGTCTCTTCCTGACGATGGTCGGCACCCCGCTGCTGATCAAGCTCCTGGCCCGCAAGGGCTACGGCCAGTACATCCGCGACGACGGCCCGCGCGAGCACGCCAGCAAGCGCGGTACGCCGACGATGGGCGGTATCGCCTTCATCTTCGCGACGGTCGCCGCGTACTTCCTGGCCAAGGTGATCACGGGCTATCTGGACCCGGACGTCGACGCGGCGCCGACCTTCTCGGGCCTGCTGGTGCTCGGCCTGATGGTCGGCATGGGCCTGGTCGGCTTCCTCGACGACTACATCAAGATCGTCAAACGGCGTTCCCTGGGCCTGCGCGCCAAGGCGAAGATGGCCGGCCAGCTGATCGTCGGCATCGGCTTCGCGGTGCTGTCACTGCAGTTCGCGGACGCCCAGGGCCAGACCCCGGCGTCCACCAAGCTCTCCTTCGTCCATGACTTCGGCTGGTCCATCGGGCCGGTGCTGTTCGTCGTCTGGGCGCTGTTCATGATCCTCGCGATGTCGAACGGCGTGAACCTGACGGACGGTCTGGACGGCCTCGCCACCGGCGCGTCCGTGCTGGTGTTCAGCGCCTACACGTTCATCGGCGTCTGGCAGTTCCAGGAGTCCTGCGTGAACGCGGAGACCCTGACGAACCCGACGGCCTGCTACGAGGTGCGCGACCCGCTCGACCTCGCGGTCGTCTCCTCCGCGCTGATGGGCGCCTGCCTCGGCTTCCTGTGGTGGAACACCTCGCCCGCCAAGATCTTCATGGGGGACACCGGTTCGCTCGCCCTCGGCGGTGTGCTCGCCGGCCTTGCGATCTGCTCCCGCACCGAGCTGCTGCTCGCCATCCTCGGCGGCCTGTTCGTCCTGATCACCATGTCGGTGGTCATCCAGGTCGGCTCCTTCCGGCTCACCGGCAAGCGCGTCTTCAGAATGGCGCCACTCCAGCATCACTTCGAACTCAAAGGCTGGTCCGAAGTGCTCGTGGTGGTTCGTTTCTGGATCATCCAGGGCATTTGCGTGGTAGTCGGGCTGGGTCTTTTCTATGCGGGATGGGTAGCGGACAAGTGA
- a CDS encoding YggT family protein: MSVVLDVVYIALMCFLIVLIFRLVMDYVFQFARSWQPGKAMVVVLEATYTVTDPPLKLLRRFIPPLRLGGVALDLSFFVLMIIVYILISIVSRL; the protein is encoded by the coding sequence ATGAGCGTGGTTTTGGATGTCGTCTACATCGCGCTGATGTGCTTCCTCATCGTGCTCATCTTCCGGTTGGTCATGGACTACGTCTTCCAGTTCGCCCGCTCATGGCAACCCGGCAAGGCGATGGTGGTCGTTCTGGAGGCCACCTACACTGTCACTGATCCACCGCTCAAGCTTCTGCGGCGGTTCATTCCGCCGCTGCGTCTCGGGGGCGTGGCGCTCGACCTGTCCTTCTTCGTACTGATGATCATCGTCTACATCCTGATCTCGATCGTGAGTCGGCTGTGA
- the ftsW gene encoding putative lipid II flippase FtsW, protein MPTSRTGRPPTPRAPKRPAAPRLARENRVLSLYARARKGWDRPLTAYYLILGGSLLITVLGLVMVYSASQITALQMSLPGSYFFRKQLLAAGIGTVLLLAASRMPVKLHRALAYPILAGAVFLMALVQIPGIGVSVNGNQNWIAVGGSFQIQPSEFGKLALVLWGADLLARKQDKRLLNQWKHMLVPLVPAAFMLLGLIMLGGDMGTAIILTAILFGLLWLAGAPTRLFAGVLSIAAVLGLILIKTSPNRMARLQCLGATEPQSGPVDCWQAVHGIYALASGGIFGSGLGASVEKWGQLPEAHTDFIFAVTGEELGLAGTLSVLALFAALGYAGIRVAGRSEDPFVRYAAGGVTTWITAQAVINIGAVLGLLPIAGVPLPLFSYGGSALLPTMFAIGLLIAFARQDPAARMALAMRQPRFGRKRGAGGTGSGRSPRRWNTMRRRASVARSSGER, encoded by the coding sequence ATGCCCACCAGCCGCACCGGACGGCCTCCGACCCCGCGCGCCCCCAAGCGCCCCGCCGCGCCCCGGCTCGCGCGGGAGAACCGCGTCCTGAGCCTCTACGCCCGCGCGCGCAAGGGCTGGGACCGGCCGCTGACCGCCTACTACCTGATCCTCGGCGGCAGTCTGCTGATCACCGTGCTGGGACTGGTGATGGTCTACTCGGCCTCCCAGATCACCGCGCTGCAGATGTCGTTGCCGGGTTCGTACTTCTTCCGCAAACAGTTGCTCGCGGCGGGGATCGGCACCGTTCTGCTACTCGCCGCATCGCGCATGCCGGTGAAACTGCACCGCGCGCTGGCCTACCCCATCCTCGCGGGCGCCGTCTTCCTCATGGCCCTGGTGCAGATCCCGGGGATAGGAGTGTCGGTCAACGGCAACCAGAACTGGATCGCCGTCGGCGGCTCCTTCCAGATCCAGCCCAGTGAGTTCGGCAAGCTCGCCCTCGTGCTGTGGGGCGCGGACCTGCTCGCCCGCAAGCAGGACAAGAGGCTGCTGAACCAGTGGAAGCACATGCTCGTGCCGCTGGTGCCGGCCGCCTTCATGCTGCTCGGTCTGATCATGCTCGGCGGCGACATGGGCACCGCGATCATCCTCACGGCCATCCTGTTCGGCCTGCTCTGGCTGGCCGGGGCCCCCACGCGGCTGTTCGCCGGGGTGCTGTCGATCGCCGCCGTCCTGGGCCTGATCCTCATCAAGACCAGCCCCAACCGCATGGCCCGCCTGCAGTGTCTGGGTGCCACCGAACCCCAGTCCGGGCCCGTCGACTGCTGGCAGGCCGTGCACGGGATCTACGCCCTCGCCTCGGGCGGAATCTTCGGTTCCGGGCTGGGTGCGAGTGTGGAGAAATGGGGCCAACTCCCCGAAGCCCACACCGACTTCATCTTCGCCGTCACCGGTGAGGAACTGGGCCTGGCGGGGACGCTGTCCGTACTCGCCCTCTTCGCGGCTCTAGGCTATGCGGGTATCCGCGTGGCCGGACGCTCGGAGGATCCCTTCGTGAGGTATGCCGCGGGAGGTGTGACCACCTGGATCACGGCGCAGGCCGTGATCAACATCGGTGCGGTGCTCGGTCTGCTGCCGATCGCCGGCGTCCCTCTCCCGCTGTTCTCCTACGGAGGATCCGCCCTGCTGCCGACCATGTTCGCCATCGGGCTGCTGATCGCCTTCGCGCGTCAGGACCCCGCTGCGCGGATGGCGCTTGCGATGCGGCAACCCCGCTTTGGTAGAAAGCGGGGGGCGGGGGGCACCGGTTCCGGTCGGAGTCCCCGGAGATGGAACACGATGCGACGGCGTGCCTCGGTGGCGCGCTCGTCCGGAGAGCGGTGA
- a CDS encoding YggS family pyridoxal phosphate-dependent enzyme: MTDRKNELAANLAKVERRIADACAAAGRARDEVTLIVVTKTYPASDVRILAELGVRHVAENRDQDAAPKAAACADLPLTWHFVGQLQTNKVRSVAGYADFVQSVDRSKLVTALSKEAVRAGRELGCLLQVALDAGASGRGERGGTGPGGIGELADLVAGAPGLRLDGLMTVAPLTGEYAGREQAAFERLMDLSTDLRRSHPAATMVSAGMSTDLEQAVTAGATHVRVGSAVLGVRPRLG; the protein is encoded by the coding sequence ATGACGGACCGTAAGAACGAACTCGCCGCGAATCTGGCGAAGGTGGAACGGCGCATCGCCGACGCGTGCGCCGCCGCGGGGCGCGCCCGCGACGAGGTGACCCTGATCGTGGTCACCAAGACCTACCCCGCGAGCGATGTGCGGATCCTCGCGGAACTCGGCGTGCGGCACGTCGCCGAGAACCGCGACCAGGACGCGGCCCCGAAAGCCGCCGCCTGCGCGGATCTGCCCCTTACTTGGCATTTTGTCGGTCAACTCCAGACCAACAAGGTGCGATCCGTGGCCGGTTACGCGGATTTCGTGCAGTCCGTCGACCGGTCCAAGCTCGTCACCGCCCTGTCGAAGGAAGCCGTCCGGGCCGGGCGCGAACTGGGATGCCTGCTCCAGGTCGCACTGGACGCCGGTGCGAGCGGCCGGGGCGAGCGCGGAGGGACCGGCCCTGGCGGAATCGGGGAGTTGGCCGACCTCGTGGCCGGGGCCCCGGGGCTCCGGCTCGACGGACTGATGACCGTGGCGCCGCTCACCGGGGAGTACGCGGGACGCGAACAGGCGGCCTTCGAGCGGTTGATGGATTTGTCGACCGACCTGCGCCGGAGTCATCCGGCTGCCACCATGGTCTCGGCAGGGATGAGTACGGACCTCGAACAGGCCGTGACGGCCGGAGCGACACATGTGCGCGTCGGCAGTGCGGTACTCGGAGTCCGCCCCAGGCTCGGGTAA
- a CDS encoding DivIVA domain-containing protein produces the protein MPLTPEDVRNKQFTTVRLREGYDEDEVDAFLDEVEAELTRLLRENEDLRAKLAAATRAAAQNQQNMRKPPEQQDQQQQQQQQQQQGMRGPGGPVPAGISGPPQQQMGGPMGGPPQLPSGAPQLPAGPGGQGGPQGPGPMGQGPGPMGQPPMQQQMQQQMGGPMGGPGPMGGPMGGPGQQGPGGDSAARVLSLAQQTADQAIAEARSEANKIVGEARSRAEGLERDARAKADALERDAQEKHRVAMGSLESARATLERKVEDLRGFEREYRTRLKSYLESQLRQLETQADDSLAPPRTPATASLPPSPAPSMAPAGASAPSYGGNQTMGGNPSQSAPSYGGGQQQMSPAMTQPMAPVRPQGPSPMGQAPSPMRGFLIDEDDN, from the coding sequence ATGCCGTTGACCCCCGAGGACGTGCGGAACAAGCAGTTCACGACCGTCCGCCTCCGAGAAGGCTATGACGAGGACGAGGTCGATGCCTTCCTCGATGAGGTCGAAGCCGAACTGACCCGCCTGCTCCGTGAGAACGAGGACCTGCGCGCCAAACTGGCCGCGGCCACGCGCGCTGCTGCGCAGAACCAGCAGAACATGCGCAAGCCTCCGGAGCAGCAGGATCAGCAGCAACAGCAGCAACAACAGCAGCAGCAGGGCATGCGCGGTCCTGGTGGTCCCGTACCCGCCGGCATATCGGGCCCGCCGCAGCAGCAGATGGGTGGCCCCATGGGTGGTCCGCCCCAGCTGCCGAGCGGTGCCCCGCAGCTGCCCGCCGGTCCCGGCGGTCAGGGTGGACCTCAGGGTCCCGGCCCGATGGGTCAGGGTCCGGGTCCGATGGGCCAGCCCCCGATGCAGCAGCAAATGCAGCAGCAGATGGGCGGCCCGATGGGCGGCCCCGGCCCCATGGGCGGTCCGATGGGCGGCCCCGGTCAGCAAGGTCCCGGTGGCGACAGCGCCGCCCGTGTCCTCTCGCTGGCCCAGCAGACCGCCGACCAGGCGATCGCGGAGGCCCGTTCCGAGGCCAACAAGATCGTCGGCGAGGCCCGTTCGCGTGCCGAGGGTCTGGAGCGTGACGCCCGTGCCAAGGCCGACGCCCTGGAGCGGGACGCGCAGGAGAAGCACCGCGTCGCGATGGGCTCCCTGGAGTCCGCCCGCGCCACGCTGGAGCGCAAGGTCGAGGACCTGCGCGGCTTCGAGCGCGAGTACCGCACGCGCCTGAAGTCGTACCTGGAGTCGCAGCTGCGTCAGCTGGAGACCCAGGCCGACGACTCGCTGGCCCCGCCGCGCACTCCGGCGACCGCGTCCCTCCCGCCGTCCCCGGCGCCTTCCATGGCTCCGGCCGGCGCGAGCGCCCCGTCCTACGGCGGCAACCAGACGATGGGCGGCAACCCGTCCCAGTCCGCTCCGTCCTACGGCGGCGGCCAGCAGCAGATGTCTCCGGCCATGACCCAGCCGATGGCGCCGGTACGTCCGCAGGGCCCGTCCCCGATGGGTCAGGCGCCCTCGCCGATGCGGGGCTTCCTGATCGACGAGGATGACAACTGA
- the ftsZ gene encoding cell division protein FtsZ, with protein MAAPQNYLAVIKVIGVGGGGVNAINRMIEVGLKGVEFIAINTDAQALLMSDADVKLDVGRELTRGLGAGANPAVGRKAAEDHREEIEEVLKGADMVFVTAGEGGGTGTGGAPVVANIARSLGALTIGVVTRPFTFEGRRRANQAEDGIAELREEVDTLIVIPNDRLLSISDRQVSVLDAFKSADQVLLSGVQGITDLITTPGLINLDFADVKSVMSEAGSALMGIGSARGDDRAVAAAEMAISSPLLEASIDGARGVLLSISGGSDLGLFEINEAAQLVSEAAHPEANIIFGAVIDDALGDEVRVTVIAAGFDGGQPPAKRDNVLGSSSAKREEPAPVRQTESRPSFGSLGSVTPKEDPEPAPEPVKDIPVAPPVPPAPRTYSDSAAEELDVPDFLK; from the coding sequence GTGGCAGCACCGCAGAACTACCTCGCAGTCATCAAAGTCATCGGTGTCGGCGGCGGTGGTGTCAATGCCATCAACCGGATGATCGAGGTCGGTCTCAAGGGCGTCGAGTTCATCGCCATCAACACCGACGCGCAAGCTCTGTTGATGAGCGACGCCGACGTCAAGCTGGACGTCGGCCGTGAACTCACCCGCGGACTCGGCGCCGGAGCCAACCCGGCCGTGGGCCGCAAGGCCGCCGAGGACCACCGCGAGGAGATCGAGGAGGTCCTCAAGGGGGCCGACATGGTCTTCGTGACGGCCGGTGAAGGCGGCGGCACCGGCACCGGCGGCGCACCCGTCGTGGCCAACATCGCCCGCTCGCTCGGTGCCCTCACCATCGGTGTGGTCACGCGCCCGTTCACCTTCGAGGGACGGCGCCGCGCGAACCAGGCCGAGGACGGCATCGCCGAACTCCGCGAAGAGGTCGACACCCTCATCGTCATCCCGAACGACCGGCTGCTGTCCATCTCGGACCGCCAGGTCTCGGTGCTGGACGCCTTCAAGTCGGCCGACCAGGTCCTGCTCTCCGGTGTCCAGGGCATCACCGACCTCATCACCACCCCGGGCCTCATCAACCTCGACTTCGCCGACGTCAAGTCGGTCATGTCCGAGGCAGGCTCGGCCCTGATGGGCATCGGCTCCGCCCGCGGCGACGACCGCGCGGTGGCCGCCGCCGAGATGGCGATCTCCTCGCCGCTGCTGGAGGCGTCCATCGACGGCGCCCGCGGTGTGCTGCTCTCCATCTCCGGTGGCTCCGACCTCGGTCTGTTCGAGATCAACGAGGCCGCCCAGCTGGTGAGCGAGGCCGCCCACCCCGAGGCCAACATCATCTTCGGCGCGGTGATCGACGACGCCCTCGGCGACGAGGTCCGGGTCACCGTGATCGCCGCCGGCTTCGACGGCGGACAGCCGCCCGCCAAGCGGGACAACGTCCTCGGCTCGTCCTCGGCCAAGCGCGAGGAGCCGGCCCCGGTACGGCAGACCGAGAGCCGCCCGTCCTTCGGATCGCTCGGCAGCGTGACCCCGAAGGAGGACCCGGAGCCCGCTCCGGAGCCGGTCAAGGACATCCCGGTCGCCCCGCCGGTCCCGCCGGCGCCGCGGACCTACTCGGACAGCGCGGCCGAGGAACTGGACGTACCGGACTTCCTCAAGTGA
- the murD gene encoding UDP-N-acetylmuramoyl-L-alanine--D-glutamate ligase: MGSGQVISSEPFDFQGKHVTVAGLGVSGVPAAKVLHGLGASVTVVNDGADERARAQAADLEALGITVRLGDGDSLPEGTELIVTAPGWKPDKPLFAAARDAGLEIWGDVELAWRLRGPDAAPWLAVTGTNGKTTTVQMLASILKAAGLRTAAVGNIGVSLLDAVLGEEQYDVLAVELSSYQLHWAPSLRAHSAAVLNLAPDHLDWHGSMEAYAADKGRIYEGNRVACVYNVDATDKPSTEDLVREADVEEGCRAVGFTLGTPGPSQLGVVEGILVDRAFVENRHKNAQELAEVADVDPPAPHNIANALAAAALARAYGVPAGAVRDGLRAFTPDAHRIAHVADVDGVAYVDDSKATNTHAAQASLAAYEPIVWIAGGLAKGATFDELVTESAKRLRGAVLIGADRALIREALARHAPQVPVVDLDRTDTGAMRAAVQEARKLAHAGDTVLLAPACASMDMFANYNKRGDAFADAVRELGSADG; encoded by the coding sequence ATGGGTAGCGGACAAGTGATCTCCTCGGAGCCCTTCGACTTCCAGGGCAAGCACGTCACCGTCGCCGGGCTCGGCGTCTCCGGCGTCCCGGCGGCCAAGGTGCTGCACGGCCTCGGCGCGAGCGTCACGGTCGTCAACGACGGCGCCGACGAGCGCGCGCGGGCGCAGGCGGCCGACCTGGAGGCGCTCGGCATCACCGTGCGCCTCGGTGACGGCGACTCCCTGCCGGAGGGCACCGAGCTGATCGTCACCGCGCCCGGCTGGAAGCCGGACAAGCCGCTGTTCGCGGCGGCCCGTGACGCGGGTCTGGAGATCTGGGGCGACGTCGAACTGGCCTGGCGCCTGCGCGGCCCCGACGCCGCCCCGTGGCTGGCCGTCACCGGCACCAACGGCAAGACCACCACCGTCCAGATGCTGGCGTCGATCCTGAAGGCGGCGGGCCTGCGCACGGCCGCCGTCGGCAACATCGGCGTCTCGCTGCTGGACGCGGTCCTCGGCGAGGAGCAGTACGACGTCCTGGCCGTGGAGCTCTCCAGCTACCAGCTGCACTGGGCGCCCTCCCTGCGCGCCCACTCGGCCGCCGTGCTGAACCTCGCCCCCGACCACCTCGACTGGCACGGCTCCATGGAGGCGTACGCCGCCGACAAGGGCCGTATCTACGAGGGCAACCGCGTCGCCTGCGTCTACAACGTGGATGCCACCGACAAGCCGTCCACCGAGGACCTGGTCCGCGAGGCCGACGTCGAGGAGGGCTGCCGGGCCGTCGGCTTCACCCTCGGCACCCCGGGCCCGTCCCAACTCGGCGTCGTGGAAGGCATCCTGGTCGACCGCGCCTTCGTCGAGAACCGGCACAAGAACGCCCAGGAGCTCGCCGAGGTCGCCGACGTCGACCCGCCGGCCCCGCACAACATCGCCAACGCCCTCGCGGCGGCGGCCCTCGCCCGCGCCTACGGCGTGCCCGCCGGGGCCGTACGGGACGGCCTGCGGGCCTTCACCCCGGACGCGCACCGCATCGCGCACGTGGCGGACGTGGACGGGGTCGCCTACGTCGACGACTCCAAGGCCACCAACACACATGCGGCACAGGCCTCGTTGGCGGCGTACGAGCCGATCGTGTGGATCGCGGGCGGGCTCGCCAAGGGCGCGACCTTCGACGAACTGGTCACCGAGTCGGCCAAGCGGCTGCGGGGCGCCGTACTGATCGGCGCGGACCGCGCGCTCATCCGGGAAGCCCTCGCGCGACACGCCCCGCAGGTACCCGTCGTCGACCTCGACCGGACCGACACTGGGGCGATGCGCGCGGCGGTCCAGGAGGCGCGGAAACTCGCTCACGCGGGCGACACGGTGCTACTGGCCCCGGCCTGCGCCTCCATGGACATGTTCGCCAACTACAACAAGCGCGGGGACGCTTTCGCGGACGCCGTTCGTGAGCTCGGCTCCGCCGACGGCTGA
- a CDS encoding cell division protein SepF, which translates to MAGAMRKMAVYLGLVEDDGYDGRGFDPDDDFEPELDPEPERDHRRHEPSHQPHVSHLSQRDEEVRVVQAPAPREPAARSASLPAESSRPARIAPVASITQERASLEKNAPVIMPKVVSEREPYRITTLHPRTYNEARTIGEHFREGTPVIMNLTEMDDTDAKRLVDFAAGLVFGLHGSIERVTQKVFLLSPANVDVTAEDKARIAEGGFFNQS; encoded by the coding sequence ATGGCCGGCGCGATGCGCAAGATGGCGGTCTACCTCGGCCTCGTGGAGGACGATGGGTACGACGGCCGCGGATTCGACCCCGACGACGACTTCGAACCCGAACTGGACCCGGAGCCCGAGCGGGACCACCGACGGCACGAGCCGTCCCACCAGCCGCACGTCTCACATCTGTCCCAAAGGGACGAAGAGGTACGAGTCGTACAGGCGCCCGCGCCTCGCGAACCGGCCGCCCGCTCCGCTTCGCTCCCCGCGGAATCCAGCCGCCCGGCGCGCATCGCGCCCGTGGCATCCATCACACAAGAACGCGCAAGTCTGGAGAAGAACGCACCGGTGATCATGCCCAAGGTCGTGTCCGAACGAGAGCCTTACCGGATCACCACGCTTCACCCACGGACCTACAACGAGGCCCGTACCATCGGGGAACACTTCCGTGAAGGCACCCCGGTGATCATGAATCTGACTGAGATGGACGACACAGATGCGAAGCGACTTGTCGACTTTGCGGCCGGTTTGGTGTTTGGTCTTCACGGCAGCATCGAGCGGGTGACGCAGAAGGTGTTCCTGTTGTCGCCTGCTAACGTCGATGTCACGGCGGAGGACAAGGCCCGCATCGCAGAGGGCGGGTTCTTCAACCAGAGCTGA
- the pgeF gene encoding peptidoglycan editing factor PgeF has product MIGQRESASGAHFGFTDRWGGVSAAPYEELNLGGAVGDDPDAVRTNRELAAQSLGVEPDRVVWMNQVHGADVAVVDGPWGSSTRIPPVDAIVTARRGLALAVLTADCVPVLLADPVAGIAAAAHAGRPGMIAGVVPAALRAMTELGAEPTRIVAHTGPTVCGRCYEVPEAMRAEVSAIEPAAYAETGWGTPAVDVSAGVHAQLERLGVCDREQSPVCTLESRDHFSYRRDRTTGRLAGYVWLD; this is encoded by the coding sequence GTGATAGGACAGCGCGAAAGCGCGAGCGGCGCGCACTTCGGCTTCACCGACCGGTGGGGCGGGGTGAGCGCCGCTCCGTATGAGGAGCTCAACCTCGGCGGAGCGGTCGGCGACGACCCCGACGCCGTACGCACCAACCGTGAGCTGGCCGCACAGTCCCTCGGCGTCGAGCCGGACCGGGTGGTCTGGATGAACCAGGTGCACGGGGCCGACGTGGCGGTGGTGGACGGACCCTGGGGATCTTCGACCCGGATCCCGCCGGTCGACGCGATCGTCACCGCCCGCCGGGGGCTCGCCCTCGCCGTACTCACCGCCGACTGCGTGCCGGTGCTGCTCGCCGACCCCGTCGCCGGGATCGCCGCCGCGGCCCACGCGGGCCGGCCCGGCATGATCGCCGGAGTCGTCCCGGCCGCGCTACGCGCGATGACGGAACTGGGCGCCGAGCCCACCCGGATCGTCGCCCACACCGGCCCCACCGTCTGCGGCCGGTGTTACGAAGTGCCCGAGGCGATGCGCGCCGAGGTGTCCGCCATCGAGCCGGCGGCGTACGCCGAGACGGGTTGGGGCACACCGGCGGTCGACGTGAGCGCCGGAGTGCACGCCCAGCTGGAGCGGCTCGGGGTGTGCGACCGGGAGCAGTCGCCGGTGTGCACGCTGGAGTCGCGCGATCACTTCTCGTACCGCCGCGACCGCACCACCGGTCGGCTCGCGGGTTATGTGTGGCTGGACTGA
- a CDS encoding cell division protein FtsQ/DivIB, producing the protein MAGSTTAERGERQRESSGPPPLLRSRRARLRAIVLLGLVLVFLGIPTVWLFYGSDWLRAEHVSVSGTRVLTPAQVKAAAEVPLGKPLISVDTDAIETRLRRKLPRIDAVDVVRSWPRGIDLKVVERTPVLIVQKGGKFVEVDDEGVRFATVSEAPKGVPALELTLSRSSSAAASLRRFGESRLVREAVGVARAVPAAVARDARTVKVRSYDDISLELRDGRTVVWGSGEKGAAKARTLTALMKASPGARYFDVSVPTAPASSGS; encoded by the coding sequence GTGGCCGGATCGACCACCGCCGAGCGCGGTGAACGCCAGCGGGAGTCGTCCGGCCCGCCGCCCCTCCTGCGGTCCAGGCGGGCCCGGCTCCGCGCGATCGTCCTCCTGGGCCTCGTCCTGGTCTTCCTCGGCATCCCGACGGTCTGGCTGTTCTACGGCTCCGACTGGCTGCGCGCCGAGCACGTCTCCGTGTCCGGCACCCGGGTCCTGACGCCCGCTCAGGTCAAGGCTGCCGCGGAGGTTCCGCTCGGGAAGCCGCTGATTTCCGTCGACACCGATGCGATCGAGACGCGATTGCGCCGGAAATTGCCCCGCATTGACGCGGTTGACGTGGTCCGTTCCTGGCCCCGTGGAATCGACCTGAAAGTGGTGGAGCGGACTCCGGTTCTGATTGTCCAAAAGGGCGGAAAGTTTGTCGAAGTGGACGATGAAGGTGTCCGCTTCGCCACGGTTTCTGAAGCCCCGAAAGGCGTCCCCGCACTGGAATTGACGCTCTCCCGGTCCAGCTCCGCCGCCGCGAGCCTGCGCCGCTTCGGCGAGTCCCGGCTGGTGCGCGAAGCGGTCGGCGTCGCCCGCGCGGTTCCGGCCGCCGTCGCGCGCGACGCACGGACCGTCAAGGTCCGTTCCTACGACGACATCTCGCTGGAGTTGAGGGACGGGCGCACGGTCGTCTGGGGAAGCGGCGAGAAGGGCGCCGCGAAGGCCCGCACACTCACCGCTCTGATGAAAGCCTCGCCCGGTGCGCGGTACTTCGATGTGAGTGTCCCCACCGCGCCCGCGTCATCAGGGAGTTGA
- the murG gene encoding undecaprenyldiphospho-muramoylpentapeptide beta-N-acetylglucosaminyltransferase, whose amino-acid sequence MHVVLAGGGTAGHIEPALALADALRRQDPSVGITALGTERGLETRLVPERGYELALIPAVPLPRKPTPELITVPGRLRGTIKATEQILERTKADAVVGFGGYVALPGYLAAKRLGVPIVIHEANARPGLANKIGSRYASQVAVSTPDSKLRGARYIGIPLRRSIATLDRAAVRPEARAAFGLDPNLPTLLVTGGSQGARRLNEVVQQVAPWLQQAGIQILHAVGPKNELPQVQQMPGMPPYIPVSYLDRMDLAYAAADMMLCRAGAMTVAELSAVGLPAAYVPLPIGNGEQRLNAQPVVKAGGGLLVDDAELTPEWVQRNVLPVLADPHRLYQMSRAAAEFGRRDADDLLVGMVYEAIAASRAHR is encoded by the coding sequence GTGCATGTCGTACTCGCCGGCGGAGGAACCGCGGGCCACATCGAGCCCGCGCTCGCCCTCGCGGACGCCCTGCGCAGGCAGGACCCGAGCGTGGGCATCACGGCCCTGGGCACGGAGCGCGGCCTCGAGACCCGTCTCGTACCCGAGCGCGGGTACGAACTCGCGCTGATCCCCGCCGTTCCGCTGCCGCGCAAGCCCACCCCCGAGCTGATCACCGTCCCGGGCCGGCTGCGCGGCACCATCAAGGCGACCGAGCAGATCCTGGAGCGCACCAAGGCGGACGCCGTGGTCGGCTTCGGCGGCTACGTCGCCCTGCCCGGCTACCTCGCGGCCAAGCGCCTGGGCGTGCCGATCGTGATCCACGAGGCCAACGCCCGCCCGGGCCTGGCCAACAAGATCGGCTCGCGGTACGCCAGCCAGGTCGCCGTCTCCACGCCCGACAGCAAGCTGCGGGGCGCCCGCTACATCGGCATCCCGCTGCGCCGCTCCATCGCCACGCTCGACCGGGCCGCCGTACGCCCCGAGGCCCGGGCCGCGTTCGGGCTCGACCCGAACCTGCCCACGCTGCTGGTCACCGGCGGCTCCCAGGGCGCCCGCCGCCTGAACGAGGTCGTCCAGCAGGTCGCGCCCTGGCTTCAGCAGGCCGGAATCCAGATCCTGCACGCGGTCGGCCCGAAGAACGAACTGCCGCAGGTCCAGCAGATGCCGGGGATGCCCCCCTATATCCCGGTAAGTTACCTGGACCGGATGGACCTCGCGTACGCCGCGGCCGACATGATGCTCTGCCGCGCGGGCGCGATGACCGTCGCCGAACTCTCCGCCGTCGGGCTCCCGGCCGCCTACGTCCCGCTGCCCATCGGCAACGGCGAACAGCGGCTCAACGCCCAGCCGGTGGTCAAGGCAGGCGGCGGACTGCTGGTCGACGACGCGGAGCTGACCCCCGAGTGGGTCCAGCGAAACGTCCTGCCCGTGCTCGCCGACCCGCACCGGCTGTACCAGATGTCCCGCGCCGCCGCCGAGTTCGGCCGCCGGGACGCCGACGACCTGCTCGTCGGCATGGTGTACGAGGCGATCGCCGCCAGCCGTGCACACCGATAG